Genomic DNA from Streptomyces venezuelae:
GTCAGCTCTTCGAGGCCGGCGTCCCCGTCTTCGGCATGTGCTACGGCTTCCAGCTGATGGCCACGACCCTCGGCGGCACGGTCGACAACACCGGCGCCCGTGAGTACGGCCGCACCCCGCTGTCCGTCTCCAAGGCCGGCTCCACGCTCTTCGAGGGCACCCCGACCGAGCAGTCCGTGTGGATGTCCCACGGCGACGCGTGCAGCGCCGCGCCCGAGGGCTTCACGGTCACCGCGTCCACGGACGTCGTGCCGGTCGCCGCCTTCGAGGATGACGAGAAGAAGCTGTACGGCGTGCAGTACCACCCCGAGGTCATGCACTCCACGCACGGTCAGCAGGTCCTCGAGCACTTCCTCTACCGCGGCGCCGGCCTCAAGCCGGACTGGACGACCGACAACGTCATCGACGAGCAGGTCGCCGCGATCCGTGAGCAGGTCGGCACCAAGCGCGCGATCTGCGGCCTCTCCGGCGGTGTGGACTCCGCGGTCGCCGCTGCCCTCGTGCAGAAGGCCATCGGCTCGCAGCTGACCTGCGTCTACGTCGACCACGGCCTGATGCGCAAGGGCGAGACCGAGCAGGTCGAGAAGGACTTCGTCGCCGCGACCGGCGTGCAGCTGAAGGTGGTCGACGCGCAGGAGCGCTTCCTCGCCGCGCTCGCCGGGGTCTCCGACCCCGAGGAGAAGCGGAAGATCATCGGGCGCGAGTTCATCCGTGTCTTCGAGCAAGCCCAGGCGGAGATCGTCGCCGAGGCCCCCGGCGACCAGCCGGTGGAGTTCCTGGTCCAGGGCACCCTCTACCCCGACGTGGTCGAGTCCGGTGGCGGCACCGGCACCGCGAACATCAAGTCGCACCACAACGTGGGCGGGCTCCCCGAGGACCTCGAGTTCCAGCTCATCGAGCCGCTGCGCAAGCTGTTCAAGGACGAGGTCCGGATGGTCGGTGCCGAGCTCGGTCTGCCGGACGAGATCGTCCAGCGCCAGCCGTTCCCCGGCCCCGGTCTCGGCATCCGCATCGTCGGCGAGGTCACCAAGGACCGCCTCGACCTGCTGCGCGAAGCCGACGCCATCGCCCGCGAGGAGCTGACGGCGGCCGGTCTCGACCGCGAGATCTGGCAGTGCCCGGTCGTGCTGCTCGCGGACGTCCGCAGCGTCGGCGTCCAGGGCGACGGCCGTACGTACGGCCACCCGATCGTCCTGCGCCCCGTCTCGTCCGAGGACGCCATGACGGCCGACTGGACCCGCATGCCGTACGACGTCCTCGCGAAGATCTCGACGCGTATCACCAACGAGGTCGCCGACGTGAACCGCGTCGTGCTCGACGTGACGTCGAAGCCGCCGGGGACCATCGAGTGGGAGTGACCCCCGCGGTCGACCTCCCCACGCCTTGCTGAGCGCCGGTGCCGCTCTTCCGTCTTCGTCACGGAGGGGCGGCACCGGCGTTCTCACGTCCGGCGTGTGACGCGCACCCCGGCACCCGGCTTCCAGAGCTGCACCGCCAGGTACTTCTCGTCCTCGATGAAGGTCCGCACGACCTCCGTCAGCTCGGTGCGGAAGAGGTGGAAGGCGTCCGGGTCCGGCGGATTCACCGTGTCCGCGTACCGCGCGACGGTCGCCGGGTCCCGCACCTCCACCGCCCGCCCCGCGATACGGACGTCGCCGCCCGCCATCTCCGTGCCCGCCCCCGGGTTCGCCTGCAGCGCGAAGCGCCCATCGCGGCGCAGGTCGAGTGCCTTGAGGGAGTTCGGCATCATGCCGAGCCACAGCTCCCCGTGCAGAAAGCGGACCTCGAGCCCGGTCGTGCGCGGCGCCCCGTCCTTGCGGAGCGTCGCGAGAACGTGGTGCGTGAACGCGCCGAACCGCTTCTCGACGGTCGCGGCGAGGTCGGGCTCTGCGGTGGCGAAGGCTTTCCACTTGCACGTCATACGACGAGTCTGCCGCCGATACCCGACACCTCCTGTCGCCTTTCACCGCCCCGCTCCCATCGCCCCTCACCGACCCTCCGAACGTGCCGCACCTCGCACCCTTGATCGCGTCGCACCTCTGTCCTCCTGTGCTTCCCGCCGGTAACTTCCGCCCCGTACGACCACGGATGGAGGACACATGCAGGCGCCCACACCGATACCCGTCGAGCGGTTGCAGTTCGCGATGCCGCCCGTCCACACCTCCGTGGCGGACGAACGGCGCCACCGCAAGGAGCGGCTCGCAGGCGCACTGCGGATCTTCGGTCGGCTCGGTTACGAGGACGGGGTCTCCGGCCACATCACCGCACGCGACCCGGAGTACACCGACTGCTTCTGGGTGAACCCCTTCGGGATGCCCTTCAAGCACATCACCGTGGGCGACCTCGTCCTCGCCAACGCGGACGGTCAGGTCGTGGAGGGGCGCCACCACGTCAACCAGGCCGCGTTCACCGTCCACGCCCAAGCCCACCTGGCACGACCCGACGTGGTCGCCGTCGCACACTGCCACTCCCTGCACGGCCGCCCGCTCTCCACGCTCGGCGAACTCCTGGACCCGATCACCCAGGAGGCCTGTGCCTTCTACGAGAGCCACGCGCTGTACGACGGCTACACCGGCGTCGTCGTCGACGCCGAGGAGGGCCGGCGGATCGCCACCGCGCTCGGCGACCACAAGGCGGTCATCCTGCGCAACCATGGCCTGCTCACGGTCGGGGACTCCGTCGACGCCGCCGCCTGGTGGTTCATCTCCATGGACCGCTCCTGCCAGGTCCAGCTGAGCGCACGGGCGGCCGGGCGCCCCGTGCTGATCGGCCACAAGCAAGCGGTGCAGACCCGCG
This window encodes:
- the guaA gene encoding glutamine-hydrolyzing GMP synthase, producing the protein MPSAPPAAAAPDTVLVVDFGAQYAQLIARRVREARVYSEIVPSTMPVSEMLAKKPAAIILSGGPSSVYAEHAPTVDRQLFEAGVPVFGMCYGFQLMATTLGGTVDNTGAREYGRTPLSVSKAGSTLFEGTPTEQSVWMSHGDACSAAPEGFTVTASTDVVPVAAFEDDEKKLYGVQYHPEVMHSTHGQQVLEHFLYRGAGLKPDWTTDNVIDEQVAAIREQVGTKRAICGLSGGVDSAVAAALVQKAIGSQLTCVYVDHGLMRKGETEQVEKDFVAATGVQLKVVDAQERFLAALAGVSDPEEKRKIIGREFIRVFEQAQAEIVAEAPGDQPVEFLVQGTLYPDVVESGGGTGTANIKSHHNVGGLPEDLEFQLIEPLRKLFKDEVRMVGAELGLPDEIVQRQPFPGPGLGIRIVGEVTKDRLDLLREADAIAREELTAAGLDREIWQCPVVLLADVRSVGVQGDGRTYGHPIVLRPVSSEDAMTADWTRMPYDVLAKISTRITNEVADVNRVVLDVTSKPPGTIEWE
- a CDS encoding pyridoxamine 5'-phosphate oxidase family protein translates to MTCKWKAFATAEPDLAATVEKRFGAFTHHVLATLRKDGAPRTTGLEVRFLHGELWLGMMPNSLKALDLRRDGRFALQANPGAGTEMAGGDVRIAGRAVEVRDPATVARYADTVNPPDPDAFHLFRTELTEVVRTFIEDEKYLAVQLWKPGAGVRVTRRT
- a CDS encoding class II aldolase/adducin family protein, with product MQAPTPIPVERLQFAMPPVHTSVADERRHRKERLAGALRIFGRLGYEDGVSGHITARDPEYTDCFWVNPFGMPFKHITVGDLVLANADGQVVEGRHHVNQAAFTVHAQAHLARPDVVAVAHCHSLHGRPLSTLGELLDPITQEACAFYESHALYDGYTGVVVDAEEGRRIATALGDHKAVILRNHGLLTVGDSVDAAAWWFISMDRSCQVQLSARAAGRPVLIGHKQAVQTREQLGSDLVAWINYQYLWQDISRSEPDLLA